In Acanthopagrus latus isolate v.2019 chromosome 16, fAcaLat1.1, whole genome shotgun sequence, one DNA window encodes the following:
- the selenon gene encoding selenoprotein N, producing MAADVDKTSPEDGSKNSPQRGHQSPGSGSWISKGLWTLLLVGAVPLLAFGIKYYQDAQFIKRHEESVRTLGAEGLFLFSSLDTDHDLYLSPEEFKPIAEKLTGITPPVDYEEEVAHDPNGETLTLEAKMQPLLLDSMTKSKDGFLGVSHSSLGGLRSWKSPAVPSSTFSASQFRVFLPPKNKVEVGDTWWVIPSELNIFTGYLPNNRYHPPSPKGKEVLIHSMLSMFHPRPFIKSRFAPQGAVACVRASNDFYYDIVFRIHAEFQLNDVPDFPFWFTPGQFTGNIVLSKDASHVRHFHLYVPNDRSLNVDMEWLYGASESSNMEVDIGYLPQMELQSTGPSTPSIIMDEEGNVIDSRDGGGEPIQFVFEDIHWTSELSRQEATRRLDVTFYPFKKVSYLPFSEAFERAEAENKLVHSILLWGALDDQSCUGSGRTLRETVLESSPVLALLNQSFISSWSLVRELENMQANEHNHELSEKARLHLENYNFPVEMMVALPNGTIVHHINANFFLDQTAMKPEEEGATFSFSSGFEDPSTSTYISFLKEGLEKAKEYLAQ from the exons ATGGCCGCGGACGTGGATAAAACATCCCCCGAGGATGGGAGCAAAAATTCGCCGCAGCGCGGGCACCAGAGTCCCGGCTCTGGATCCTGGATCTCCAAGGGGCTGTGGACTCTGCTCCTGGTCGGTGCCGTCCCCCTTCTCGCCTTCGGGATCAAGTATTACCAAGATGCCCAGTTCATCAAACGtcat GAAGAGAGCGTTCGCACTCTGGGTGCCGAGGggctttttctcttctcctccctggACACCGACCACGATCTCTATCTCAGCCCGGAGGAGTTTAAACCTATTGCTGAGAAACTCACAG GAATAACACCCCCGGTGGATTATGAGGAGGAAGTGGCCCATGACCCCAATGGAGAGACTTTAACCTTGGAGGCCAAAAtgcagcctctgctgctggacTCTATGACAAAGAGCAAGGATGGTTTCCTCGGG GTGTCTCACAGCTCTCTGGGCGGGCTCCGGTCCTGGAAGAGCCCAGCGGTGCCTTCGTCTACCTTCTCCGCCAGCCAGTTCAGAGTCTTCTTGCCCCCCAAGAACAAGGTCGAGGTGGGGGACACGTGGTGGGTGATTCCCAGCGAGCTCAACATCTTCACCGGGTACCTGCCCAACAATCGTTACCACCCTCCCTCGCCGAAGGGCAAAGAG GTTCTCATCCACTCCATGCTGAGTATGTTCCACCCTCGGCCCTTCATCAAATCACGTTTCGCTCCTCAGGGCGCCGTCGCCTGCGTTCGTGCCAGCAACGACTTTTATTATGACATCGTATTCAG AATTCATGCTGAATTCCAGCTCAATGATGTGCCAGACTTTCCCTTCTGGTTCACCCCGGGACAGTTCACCGGCAACATCGTTCTGTCCAAAGACGCGTCTCACGTCCGCCACTTTCACCTCTACGTCCCCAATGACAG GTCTCTGAATGTGGACATGGAGTGGCTGTACGGGGCCAGCGAGAGCAGCAACATGGAGGTCGACATCGGCTATCTGCCACAG ATGGAGCTGCAGTCCACGGGCCCATCCACTCCCTCCATCATCATGGATGAGGAGGGCAATGTCATCGACAGTCGAGACGGCGGCGGCGAGCCGATCCAGTTCGTCTTCGAGGACATCCACTGGACATCAGAACTCAGTCGGCAAGAAGCCACTCGACGCCTCGACGTCACCTTCTACCCCTTCAAGAAG GTGTCCTACCTGCCTTTTTCAGAGGCCTTCGAGCGCGCTGAAGCAGAGAACAAACTGGTGCATTCCATTCTGCTTTGGGGAGCATTAGACGACCAGTCCTGCTGAG GTTCGGGGCGAACTCTCCGGGAGACCGTCCTGGAAAGTTCGCCCGTCCTGGCGCTGCTCAACCAGAGCTTCATAAGCAGCTGGTCTCTGGTCAGAGAGCTAGAGAACATGCAg GCTAATGAGCACAATCACGAGTTGAGTGAAAAGGCCCGACTACACCTGGAGAACTACAACTTCCCTGTGGAGATGATGGTGGCATTGCCCAATGGAACGATT GTCCACCACATCAACGCCAACTTCTTCCTGGACCAGACGGCCATGaaaccagaggaggaaggagcgaCTTTCAGCTTCTCCAGTGGCTTCGAGGACCCGTCCACGTCCACTTACATCAGCTTCCTGAAGGAGGGGCTGGAGAAAGCCAAGGAGTACCTGGCACAGTAA